From a region of the Chitinophaga caseinilytica genome:
- a CDS encoding MFS transporter: MSLSKWNIAVMAICTGLIVANIYYAQPLLVLIAREFNVTESNAGQVTFFTQIGYALGLLFCVPLGDKLERRSQILVMTGCAVAALGAAALSMNITMLKITGFVIGFTSIVPQLILPMAASLAEPHKRGKVIGVIMSGLLIGILLSRTISGFVGQHLGWRAMFWIAAALSVGMMMVMMVSFPKSRPAFTGTYGALMKSVWQLMKEQPLLREASVINACCFGVFGLFWTTSVFLLSNPPFNYGSDVIGLLGLAAATGALGAPLIGRVADRKNPRIAIGYGISLVFFSYIIFWVFSNSIAGIVAGIVLLDLGLQGVHVSNQTRIYALLPEARNRMNTVFMTASFLGTSLGSGIGLWVWGIGKWTGVCIAGLALTGIGILVYALTYNRESSLQRA; encoded by the coding sequence ATGTCTTTGAGCAAATGGAATATTGCGGTCATGGCCATCTGCACCGGCCTGATCGTTGCGAACATTTATTACGCACAACCCCTGCTGGTCCTCATTGCACGGGAATTCAACGTCACCGAGTCCAACGCAGGACAGGTAACATTCTTCACCCAGATCGGCTATGCCCTCGGCCTGCTCTTCTGCGTGCCTTTGGGCGACAAGCTCGAGCGCCGCAGCCAGATCCTCGTCATGACGGGTTGTGCCGTTGCCGCCCTCGGTGCTGCGGCGCTTTCGATGAACATCACCATGCTGAAAATAACGGGTTTCGTTATCGGTTTCACGTCTATCGTGCCCCAACTGATCCTCCCCATGGCCGCATCGCTGGCCGAGCCGCACAAGCGGGGGAAAGTGATCGGGGTGATCATGAGCGGGTTGCTGATCGGGATATTATTGTCGCGGACGATCAGCGGGTTCGTGGGGCAGCATCTCGGATGGCGCGCCATGTTCTGGATCGCGGCGGCATTGTCTGTAGGGATGATGATGGTGATGATGGTCTCTTTCCCGAAGAGCCGTCCGGCCTTTACGGGAACTTACGGTGCGCTCATGAAAAGCGTGTGGCAGCTCATGAAGGAACAGCCTTTACTGCGGGAGGCCTCCGTGATCAACGCGTGCTGCTTCGGGGTTTTCGGGCTTTTCTGGACCACTTCGGTGTTCCTGCTGAGCAATCCGCCGTTCAATTACGGGAGCGACGTGATCGGCCTCCTCGGCCTGGCAGCCGCTACGGGCGCGCTGGGAGCGCCGCTGATCGGGCGGGTGGCCGACCGGAAGAACCCGCGTATCGCCATCGGTTACGGGATTTCGCTGGTGTTTTTTTCCTACATCATATTTTGGGTTTTCAGCAATTCGATCGCGGGCATCGTGGCGGGGATCGTGCTGCTCGACCTGGGGCTCCAGGGCGTGCACGTTTCCAATCAAACCCGCATCTACGCGCTGTTGCCGGAAGCCCGCAACCGCATGAACACCGTTTTCATGACGGCGTCTTTCCTCGGCACGTCCCTCGGTTCCGGCATCGGGCTCTGGGTATGGGGCATCGGGAAATGGACGGGCGTTTGCATCGCGGGCCTGGCGCTCACGGGGATAGGTATCCTGGTGTATGCGCTGACCTATAACCGGGAATCTTCGCTGCAGCGGGCCTGA
- the pyk gene encoding pyruvate kinase, which translates to MSTKDLSKYYHKEMDNQAGASHAKQKTKIVATVGPASDTYEKLLELVQAGVNVFRLNFSHGSHEDKLRIITYIRQINKTEPYNVAILADLQGPKLRVGEIENNALPLKTGDILTFTTEKCVGTMERIYVSYHDLPRDVRPGQKILLDDGKIETVVKEITPDNLIKAEVLLGGVLSSKKGFNLPDTKVSLPALTEKDEVDLQFIIDHECDWVALSFVRNVKDLALLRKRLAERNSKIKIISKIEKPEAIQNLKEIIWESDGVMIARGDLGVELPVEQVPMIQKDIIRKCIHRAKPVIVATQMMESMIDRTRPNRSEITDVANAVLEGADAVMLSGETATGNYPVLVIETMRKIIGEVEKESIIYNRNLIPHRHSPTFLSDALCYNACKIAEDLEADALIGMTQSGYTGFMLSSYRPKSPLFIFTKERTLVNQLSLSWGVRAFYYGEEESLDDIIADQINILKERGFIKANDVVVNTGSTPVKQHLPTNILKITRVPEQ; encoded by the coding sequence ATGAGTACAAAAGATCTGTCCAAATACTATCACAAGGAAATGGACAACCAGGCTGGTGCTTCGCATGCCAAACAAAAAACGAAGATTGTTGCGACCGTTGGTCCGGCCAGCGACACCTATGAGAAACTGTTGGAACTTGTACAGGCAGGCGTCAATGTGTTCCGTCTGAACTTTTCCCACGGCAGCCACGAAGACAAACTGCGGATCATCACCTACATCCGCCAGATCAATAAAACCGAGCCCTACAACGTAGCCATCCTGGCCGACCTCCAAGGTCCCAAGCTGCGCGTTGGAGAGATCGAAAACAACGCCCTTCCCCTCAAAACGGGCGATATCCTCACCTTCACCACCGAAAAATGCGTGGGCACCATGGAAAGGATCTACGTTTCCTACCATGACCTCCCCCGCGACGTTCGCCCCGGCCAGAAAATCCTCCTGGACGACGGTAAGATCGAGACCGTGGTGAAAGAAATCACGCCCGACAACCTCATCAAGGCCGAAGTATTGCTGGGCGGCGTTTTGTCCTCCAAAAAAGGCTTCAACCTTCCCGATACGAAAGTTTCCCTCCCCGCCCTCACCGAAAAAGATGAAGTGGACCTCCAGTTCATCATCGACCATGAGTGCGATTGGGTGGCCCTGTCTTTCGTCCGCAACGTGAAAGACCTCGCCCTGCTGCGTAAACGCCTGGCCGAGCGCAATTCCAAAATCAAGATCATTTCCAAGATCGAGAAACCGGAAGCGATCCAGAACCTGAAAGAAATTATCTGGGAAAGCGACGGCGTGATGATCGCCCGTGGCGACCTCGGTGTGGAACTGCCCGTTGAGCAGGTGCCCATGATCCAGAAAGACATTATCCGCAAGTGCATCCACCGTGCGAAGCCGGTGATCGTGGCTACGCAGATGATGGAATCCATGATCGACCGCACCCGTCCCAACCGTTCCGAGATCACCGACGTGGCCAATGCCGTACTGGAAGGGGCAGACGCCGTGATGCTCTCCGGCGAGACCGCTACCGGCAACTATCCCGTACTGGTGATCGAGACCATGCGCAAGATCATCGGCGAGGTAGAAAAGGAAAGCATCATCTACAACCGCAACCTCATCCCTCACCGCCACTCCCCCACCTTCCTCAGCGACGCGCTGTGCTACAATGCCTGCAAAATCGCGGAAGACCTGGAGGCAGACGCGCTGATCGGTATGACGCAATCCGGCTACACCGGCTTCATGCTGTCTAGCTACCGCCCGAAATCCCCGCTGTTCATCTTCACCAAAGAACGCACGCTGGTAAACCAGCTGAGCCTCAGCTGGGGCGTTCGCGCATTCTATTACGGCGAAGAAGAAAGCCTGGACGATATTATCGCCGACCAGATCAACATCCTGAAAGAGCGTGGTTTCATCAAGGCGAACGATGTGGTGGTGAACACCGGCAGCACGCCCGTTAAGCAGCACCTGCCGACCAACATCCTCAAGATCACCAGAGTGCCCGAGCAGTAA
- the pfkA gene encoding 6-phosphofructokinase — protein MKKVNNIAVLTSGGDAPGMNAAIRAVVRTGIYHHLNVYGVMYGYKGMLTGEIFPMEGKSVANIIQRGGTVLKTARCMEFYQPEGRKRAYENLKKFGIDGLVVIGGDGSFKGAQKFSQEFDIPCIGLPGTIDKDIAGTDFTIGFDTAVNTAVEAIDKIRDTADAHDRLFIIEVMGRDAGYIALHSGIATGAEHILIPEHKTNIDDVIDSLTANERRSKMVNLIVVAEGDEFGGADEVARHVKERMPQLDTRVTVLGHIQRGGSPTCLDRLVASRMGYAAVEALINGVSNVMVGIVNNEIQFTPLDKAVKAKQQIDPEWLKIVKILAS, from the coding sequence ATGAAAAAAGTGAACAACATCGCAGTTCTTACTTCCGGGGGCGACGCTCCGGGAATGAACGCAGCCATCCGGGCCGTAGTAAGGACGGGCATCTATCATCATTTGAATGTCTACGGGGTGATGTATGGCTACAAAGGGATGTTGACCGGGGAGATTTTTCCCATGGAAGGCAAATCTGTCGCCAATATCATCCAGCGCGGGGGGACCGTGCTGAAAACCGCCCGCTGCATGGAATTCTATCAGCCCGAAGGCCGCAAAAGAGCATACGAGAACCTGAAGAAATTCGGGATCGACGGGCTGGTGGTGATCGGGGGCGACGGTTCCTTCAAAGGCGCCCAGAAATTCAGCCAGGAGTTCGACATCCCCTGCATCGGTCTTCCCGGAACGATCGATAAAGATATCGCCGGTACCGATTTCACCATCGGGTTCGACACGGCGGTGAACACGGCCGTAGAAGCGATCGACAAGATCCGCGACACCGCCGATGCGCACGATCGTCTTTTCATCATCGAAGTTATGGGCCGCGACGCGGGGTACATCGCCCTTCACAGCGGCATCGCCACGGGCGCGGAGCACATCCTCATCCCCGAGCATAAAACCAATATCGACGACGTGATCGATAGCCTCACGGCCAACGAGCGCCGCTCCAAAATGGTGAACCTCATCGTGGTAGCCGAGGGCGACGAATTCGGCGGGGCAGACGAAGTGGCCCGTCACGTCAAGGAAAGAATGCCGCAGCTGGACACGCGCGTGACCGTTCTCGGGCACATCCAGCGCGGGGGCTCCCCCACCTGCCTCGACCGCCTGGTGGCCAGCCGCATGGGCTACGCCGCGGTAGAAGCGCTCATCAACGGCGTCTCCAACGTCATGGTCGGCATCGTCAACAACGAAATTCAATTCACCCCGCTCGATAAAGCCGTAAAAGCAAAACAGCAGATCGATCCGGAATGGTTAAAGATTGTCAAAATTCTCGCGAGTTAA
- a CDS encoding prolyl oligopeptidase family serine peptidase: protein MSMMMLMGAGTALAQHQPLKYPETRKVDTTDNYHGTTIADPYRWLEDDHADDTKAWVDAENTVTQDYLASIPFRGQIKQRLEALWNYPRFGAPFHEGKYYYFYKNDGLQNQAVLYRQEGLNGTPEVFIDPNKLSDKGTAALGALTFSKDGKYAAYLIAKAGSDWQEAFVMDVASKQLLSDKLDWIKFSGLSWKGDGFYYSRYDAPDEQSKLSKKNEFHKVYYHKVGTTQDQDQLVYVDKAHPLRNAGVGLTEDERFLILSTSEGTSGNEVWYRDLQDASQTDFKLLVQGFEYEPSVIENVGDKLLLLTNHDAPNYKLVLVDPKNPAKENWKLIIPEQPEVLQGVGTAGGKLFASYLKDASTRIVQYDPSGKKDREIKLPGIGTASGFGGKKEDGQFFYSFSSFVAPPTIYKYDIKSGKSDLFRKSEVKFNQDEYETKQVFFTSKDGTKVPVFLSYRKGLKMNGQNPVLLYGYGGFNIPMTPAFSVSNLFFMEQGGIYAVVNLRGGSEYGEAWHKAGMMEKKQNVFDDFIGAAEFLVREKYTNPSKIAIRGGSNGGLLVGAAMTQRPDLFKVALPAVGVMDMLRFQKFTIGWAWVTEYGTSEKADQFPYLLKYSPLHNLKAGTAYPATMVTTADHDDRVVPAHSFKFAAALQAAHNGPNPVLIRIEKQAGHGAGKPTSKLIDEATDIWSFTMYNLGMNFSNVNTGKKM, encoded by the coding sequence ATGAGTATGATGATGTTGATGGGAGCAGGGACCGCCCTGGCGCAGCACCAACCGCTCAAATATCCCGAAACCCGCAAAGTAGACACGACCGACAATTACCACGGCACCACCATCGCCGATCCTTATCGCTGGCTGGAAGACGATCATGCAGACGATACCAAGGCCTGGGTAGACGCGGAAAATACCGTAACCCAGGATTACCTCGCCTCCATCCCCTTCCGCGGCCAGATCAAACAGCGCCTCGAAGCCCTCTGGAATTACCCCCGCTTCGGCGCCCCCTTCCATGAAGGCAAATATTATTATTTCTATAAGAACGACGGCCTCCAGAACCAGGCCGTGCTCTACCGCCAGGAAGGGCTGAACGGTACGCCCGAAGTGTTCATCGACCCCAATAAACTGTCTGACAAAGGCACCGCCGCCCTCGGCGCCCTCACTTTCTCGAAAGACGGCAAATACGCCGCCTACCTCATCGCCAAAGCAGGGTCCGACTGGCAGGAAGCTTTCGTGATGGACGTGGCCAGCAAACAACTGCTGTCCGACAAGCTCGACTGGATCAAGTTTTCCGGCCTGTCCTGGAAAGGCGACGGCTTCTATTACAGCCGTTACGACGCGCCCGACGAGCAAAGCAAACTTTCCAAGAAGAACGAATTCCATAAGGTGTACTATCATAAGGTAGGCACCACGCAAGACCAGGACCAACTGGTTTACGTCGATAAAGCACACCCGCTGCGCAACGCAGGCGTGGGCCTCACGGAAGACGAGCGTTTTCTCATCCTCAGCACCTCCGAAGGCACGAGCGGCAACGAAGTTTGGTACCGCGATCTGCAAGACGCTTCGCAGACCGATTTCAAGCTCCTGGTACAAGGGTTCGAATATGAGCCCAGCGTGATCGAGAACGTGGGCGACAAACTGCTGCTGCTCACCAACCACGATGCGCCTAATTACAAACTGGTGCTCGTAGACCCGAAGAACCCCGCTAAAGAAAACTGGAAACTGATCATCCCCGAGCAGCCCGAAGTGCTCCAGGGCGTTGGGACCGCCGGCGGCAAACTGTTCGCCAGTTACCTGAAAGACGCGTCTACCCGCATCGTGCAATACGACCCCTCCGGCAAAAAAGACCGTGAGATCAAACTGCCGGGCATCGGTACGGCCAGCGGATTCGGTGGGAAAAAGGAAGACGGCCAGTTCTTCTACTCCTTCTCCTCTTTCGTAGCGCCGCCGACCATATATAAATATGATATCAAATCCGGCAAATCCGACCTGTTCCGCAAGTCGGAAGTGAAGTTCAACCAGGACGAATACGAAACCAAACAGGTGTTTTTCACCAGTAAAGATGGCACCAAAGTGCCCGTGTTCCTCTCTTACCGCAAAGGCCTGAAAATGAACGGGCAAAATCCTGTGCTGCTCTACGGGTACGGCGGGTTCAACATCCCGATGACGCCCGCGTTCTCCGTGTCCAACCTCTTCTTCATGGAGCAGGGCGGCATTTACGCAGTGGTGAACCTCCGCGGCGGCAGCGAATACGGCGAAGCCTGGCACAAAGCCGGTATGATGGAAAAGAAACAGAACGTGTTCGACGATTTCATCGGCGCGGCAGAATTCCTCGTAAGGGAAAAGTATACCAATCCGTCGAAAATCGCTATCCGTGGCGGTTCTAACGGCGGTCTGCTCGTAGGTGCGGCCATGACGCAGCGCCCAGACCTGTTCAAGGTGGCGCTTCCCGCCGTGGGCGTGATGGACATGCTCCGGTTCCAGAAATTTACCATCGGCTGGGCATGGGTAACGGAATATGGTACCAGCGAAAAAGCGGACCAGTTCCCCTACCTCCTGAAATATTCTCCGCTCCACAACCTGAAAGCGGGCACGGCGTACCCGGCTACGATGGTAACCACGGCCGATCATGACGACCGTGTGGTACCGGCGCACTCTTTCAAGTTTGCGGCCGCGCTGCAGGCAGCCCACAACGGGCCCAACCCGGTGCTGATCCGTATCGAGAAGCAGGCGGGCCACGGCGCAGGGAAACCCACGTCCAAACTTATCGACGAGGCTACCGACATCTGGTCGTTCACCATGTACAACCTGGGGATGAATTTCTCCAACGTGAACACCGGGAAGAAAATGTAA
- a CDS encoding NAD(P)-dependent oxidoreductase, with product MKVLITGSNGLLGQYLVQRLAGHPDYEVIATGRGANRLRMQTGYTYESVNLANESAVKGLVERHRPDVIVHAGAMTQADDCERNKDACWMVNVTATRYLLQGAEKAGSYFLFVSTDFVFDGLSGPYSEDDPVNPINYYGASKVAAERIVKQSKTPWGIARTVLVYGLADDPRRSNIITWVKSNLEQQKKLKVVNDQWRTPTLVQDLAEGIRLMLDKKAEGVFHLSGKDMLTPFDMATQVAGYLELDTRLLEKVDASTFKQPAPRPAKTGFLINKAVQELGYDPHSFEEGLKVVVEQIRSK from the coding sequence ATGAAAGTGCTCATAACTGGGAGCAACGGGCTCCTCGGACAATACCTGGTCCAGCGGCTGGCCGGCCATCCGGATTACGAAGTGATCGCCACCGGCCGCGGGGCCAACCGCCTCCGCATGCAAACGGGATACACCTATGAATCGGTGAACCTGGCCAACGAATCGGCGGTAAAAGGCCTGGTAGAACGGCATCGGCCCGACGTGATCGTGCACGCCGGTGCCATGACGCAGGCAGACGATTGTGAGCGCAACAAAGACGCCTGCTGGATGGTGAACGTCACCGCCACGCGCTACCTGTTGCAGGGCGCGGAAAAGGCAGGATCGTATTTCCTGTTCGTATCCACCGACTTCGTGTTCGACGGGCTCAGCGGGCCTTACAGCGAAGATGACCCCGTCAATCCCATCAACTATTACGGCGCCAGCAAAGTAGCGGCGGAAAGGATCGTGAAACAATCCAAAACTCCCTGGGGCATCGCGCGGACGGTGCTGGTGTACGGGCTGGCAGACGATCCCCGGCGCAGCAATATCATCACCTGGGTGAAATCCAACCTCGAGCAGCAGAAAAAACTGAAAGTGGTGAACGACCAGTGGCGCACGCCCACGCTCGTGCAAGACCTGGCGGAAGGCATCCGGCTTATGCTCGATAAGAAGGCGGAAGGCGTTTTCCACCTGTCCGGCAAAGACATGCTCACGCCATTCGATATGGCCACGCAGGTAGCTGGCTACCTGGAACTGGACACACGCCTACTCGAAAAAGTGGACGCATCCACCTTTAAACAACCCGCACCGCGACCGGCCAAAACAGGATTCCTCATCAACAAAGCGGTGCAGGAACTGGGGTACGATCCGCATAGTTTCGAAGAAGGATTGAAAGTGGTGGTGGAACAGATCAGATCGAAATAG